Proteins from a genomic interval of Eulemur rufifrons isolate Redbay chromosome 10, OSU_ERuf_1, whole genome shotgun sequence:
- the LOC138393090 gene encoding protocadherin beta-10, with the protein MAARGFCFPRQRQVLFLFLFWGVSLADSGFRRYWVTEETERGSFVVNLAKDLGLAEGELAARGTRVVSDDSKQHLLLDFHTGNLLTNEKLDREKLCGPTEPCLLYFQIVMDNPFQIYRAELRVRDINDHSPMFRNKEMVLKILENTAEGTAFRLERGQDSDGGLNGIQNYTINPNSFFHIKISDSDEGMIYPELVLDKVLDREEQQELSLTLTALDGGSPPRSGTSTIRIVVMDINDNAPQFAQALYEAQAPENSPVGSLIVKVSAGDVDTGVNAEVIYSFFDASEDIPTTFQINPFSGEIILREMLDYELVQSYKINIQAIDGGGLSARCMVLVQVLDTNDNPPEVIISSLSNYIAENSPDAVLAIFRIKDRDSGENGKTVCSIQHYLPFLLKPSVDNFYILMTEGALDRESQAEYNIIITVTDLGTPRLKTQQNITVLVSDINDNAPAFTQTSYTLFVQENNSPALHIGSVSATDRDSGTNAQVTYSLLPPQDPHLPLNSLVSINADNGHLFALRSLDYEALQAFEFRVGATDRGSPALSSEALVRVVVVDDNDNSPFVLYPLKNSSAPCTELVPRAAEAGYLVTKVVAVDGDSGQNAWLSFQLLKATEPGLFSVWAHNGEVRTARPLSERDAAKHRLVVLVKDNGEPPLSATVTLHVLLVDGFSQPYLPLPEAAPDQAQADSLTVYLVIALASVSSLFLFSVLLFVAVRLCRRDKATLGRRCSVPQGHFPGHLVDVSGTGTLSQSYQYEVCLMGGSETNEFKFLKPVIPNIQAQGPGRNSEENPIF; encoded by the coding sequence ATGGCGGCTAGAGGGTTCTGCTTCCCAAGACAAAGGCAAgttctatttctctttctattttgggGCGTGTCCTTGGCAGATTCTGGGTTTAGACGTTATTGGGTAacagaggaaacagaaagagGATCATTTGTGGTCAATCTGGCAAAGGATCTGGGACTAGCAGAGGGAGAGCTGGCTGCAAGGGGAACCAGGGTGGTTTCTGATGATAGCAAACAACATTTGCTCCTGGATTTTCATACTGGGAATTTGCTTACAAATGAGAAACTGGACCGAGAGAAGCTATGCGGCCCCACAGAACCCTGTCTGCTGTATTTCCAAATTGTAATGGATAACCCCTTTCAGATTTACCGGGCTGAGCTGAGAGTCAGGGATATAAATGATCACTCACCAATGTTTCGGAACAAAGAGATGGtattaaaaatactagaaaatacaGCAGAAGGGACAGCATTTCGACTAGAAAGAGGACAGGATTCAGATGGAGGACTTAATGGAATCCAAAACTACACCATCAATCCCAACtcttttttccatattaaaattaGTGACAGTGATGAAGGTATGATATATCCAGAGCTGGTGTTGGACAAAGTGCTGGATCGGGAGGAACAGCAAGAGCTCAGTTTAACCCTCACGGCTCTGGATGGCGGGTCTCCACCAAGATCTGGGACTTCCACTATACGCATAGTGGTCATGGACATCAATGACAATGCCCCACAGTTTGCTCAGGCACTCTATGAGGCCCAGGCTCCAGAAAACAGCCCCGTAGGGTCCCTTATTGTTAAAGTCTCCGCAGGAGATGTAGACACAGGAGTCAATGCTGAAGTAATCTATTCATTTTTTGATGCTTCTGAAGATATTCCAACAACTTTTCAAATTAATCCTTTTTCTGGGGAAATCATTCTCAGAGAGATGCTTGATTATGAATTAGTACAgtcttacaaaataaatatacaggcAATAGATGGTGGGGGTCTTTCTGCAAGGTGTATGGTTTTAGTTCAGGTATTAGACACCAATGACAATCCTCCTGAAGTGATCATATCATCACTTTCCAACTACATTGCTGAGAACTCTCCTGACGCCGTACTGGCCATATTTAGGATTAAAGACAGAGATTctggagaaaatggaaagacGGTTTGCTCCATTCAACATTATCTGCCTTTCCTTCTGAAACCCTCTGTGGACAATTTTTACATCCTAATGACAGAAGGAGCGTTGGACAGAGAGAGTCAAGCTGAGTACAATATCATCATCACCGTCACTGACTTGGGGACACCCAGGCTGAAAACCCAGCAAAACATAACAGTACTGGTCTCTGACATCAATGACAACGCCCCTGCCTTCACCCAAACCTCCTACACCCTGTTCGTCCAAGAGAACAACAGCCCCGCCCTGCACATAGGCAGCGTCAGCGCCACAGACAGAGACTCAGGCACCAACGCCCAGGTCACCTACTCACTGCTGCCGCCCCAGGACCCACACCTGCCCCTCAACTCCCTGGTCTCCATCAACGCGGACAATGGGCACCTGTTCGCCCTCAGATCACTCGACTACGAGGCCCTGCAGGCCTTCGAGTTCCGCGTGGGCGCCACAGACCGAGGCTCTCCTGCGCTGAGCAGCGAGGCGCTGGTGCGCGTCGTGGTGGTGGACGACAACGACAACTCGCCCTTCGTGCTGTACCCGCTGAAGAACAGCTCTGCGCCCTGCACTGAGCTGGTGCCCAGGGCGGCAGAGGCCGGCTACCTGGTGACCAAGGTGGTGGCGGTGGACGGAGACTCGGGCCAGAATGCCTGGCTGTCGTTCCAGCTGCTCAAGGCCACGGAGCCCGGGCTGTTCAGCGTGTGGGCACACAATGGCGAGGTGCGCACCGCCAGGCCGCTGAGCGAGCGCGACGCGGCCAAGCACAGGCTGGTGGTGCTGGTGAAGGACAATGGCGAGCCTCCGCTGTCTGCCACCGTCACGCTGCACGTGCTCCTGGTGGATGGCTTCTCCCAGCCCTACCTGCCGCTCCCGGAAGCGGCCCCGGACCAGGCTCAGGCCGACTCGCTCACCGTCTACTTGGTCATCGCCTTGGCCTCTgtgtcctccctcttcctcttctcggTGCTGCTGTTCGTGGCCGTGCGGCTGTGCAGGAGGGACAAGGCGACCTTGGGGCGTCGCTGCTCAGTGCCTCAGGGCCACTTTCCTGGCCATCTGGTAGATGTCAGTGGTACAGGGACCCTGTCCCAGAGCTACCAGTATGAGGTGTGTCTCATGGGTGGCTCTGAGACAAATGAGTTCAAATTCTTAAAGCCAGTTATCCCTAATATCCAGGCACAGGGCCCTGGAAGGAATAGTGAAGAAAATCCCATCTTTTGA
- the LOC138393089 gene encoding protocadherin beta-16 translates to MEIGWMRNQKQRQVLVFFVLLSMPAGAGAELGPYSIAEETERGSFVANLGKDLGLELTEMSTRGVRIISQGNKEHLQLAVQTGDLLINEKLDREELCGPTEPCVLHFQVLMEKPLEIFQAELRVRDINDHSPVFTEKEMLLKIPENCPLGNAFPLNNAVDLDVGSNNVQNYKISSNSHFRILTQERRDGRKYPELVLDKELDREEEPELRLILTALDGGSPPGSGTAKVRIEIVDTNDNAPEFEQPIYKVQIPEDRPVGSLVVTVVARDLDSGVNGKISYTLFQPSDDMSKTLEVNPTTGEIRLRKQVDYETVLSYEVDIKATDGGGLSGKCTLLLQVVDVNDNPPEVTMSALTSPIPENSPETVVAVFSVLDPDSGNNGKTISSIQEDLPFLLKPSVKNFYTLITKRALDREARAQYNITITVTDLGTPRLKTQLNITVLVSDVNDNAPVFSQTSYTLLVHENNSPALHIGSVSATDRDSGTNAQVTYSLLPPQDPHLPLASLVSINADNGHLFALRSLDYEALQAFEFRVAATDRGSPALSSEALVRVVVVDDNDNSPFVLYPLQNGSAPCTELVPRAAEAGYLVTKVVAVDGDSGQNAWLSFQLLKATEPGLFSVWAHNGEVRTARPLSERDAAKHRLVVLVKDNGEPPLSATVTLHVLLVDGFSQPYLPLPEAAPDRAQADSLTVYLVIALASVSSLFLFSVLLFSAVRLCRRNRAALGGRCSVPEGHFPGHLVEVSGTGTLSQSYQYEVCLMDGSGTNEFKFLKPIIPNLPPQCAGKEIEENSNFHNSFGFNY, encoded by the coding sequence ATGGAGATTGGATGGATGCGCAATCAGAAACAAAGGCAAGTcctagttttctttgttttgctgagCATGCCTGCTGGGGCGGGCGCCGAATTGGGGCCCTATTCCATAGCGGAAGAAACGGAGAGAGGCTCTTTTGTGGCAAATCTAGGGAAAGACCTAGGGTTGGAGTTGACAGAGATGTCCACCCGGGGGGTCCGGATCATTTCCCAGGGGAACAAGGAGCATTTGCAGCTCGCGGTTCAAACTGGGGATTTGCTTATAAATGAGAAACTAGATCGAGAGGAACTATGTGGTCCCACTGAGCCATGTGTACTACATTTCCAAGTGTTAATGGAAAAACCATTAGAAATATTTCAGGCTGAGCTGAGAGTGAGAGATATAAATGACCATTCTCCTGTgtttactgaaaaagaaatgcttcttAAAATTCCGGAAAACTGTCCTCTAGGAAATGCATTTCCTCTGAATAATGCTGTAGACTTGGATGTGGGAAGCAATAATGTTCAAAACTACAAAATCAGCTCCAATTCCCATTTCCGAATTCTAACCCAAGAACGCAGAGATGGCAGGAAATACCCAGAGCTGGTGTTGGATAAGGAGCTGGATCGGGAAGAGGAGCCTGAATTAAGATTAATCCTGACTGCGCTGGATGGCGGCTCACCGCCCGGGTCTGGGACAGCCAAGGTTCGTATTGAAATAGTGGACACCAATGATAACGCTCCTGAGTTTGAACAGCCGATCTACAAGGTGCAGATTCCGGAGGACAGACCTGTTGGCTCTCTGGTTGTCACTGTCGTCGCCAGGGATTTAGACAGCGGAGTCAATGGAAAAATATCCTACACACTCTTTCAGCCTTCAGATGATATGAGCAAAACTTTGGAGGTAAATCCTACGACAGGAGAAATTCGACTGAGAAAACAAGTAGATTATGAAACAGTACTGTCTTATGAAGTAGACATCAAGGCCACGGATGGGGGAGGTCTTTCAGGAAAATGCACTCTTCTCCTGCAAGTCGTGGATGTGAATGATAATCCCCCAGAAGTGACCATGTCTGCACTCACGAGCCCCATCCCAGAGAACTCACCCGAGACAGTAGTTGCTGTTTTCAGTGTTTTGGATCCTGACTCCGGGAACAATGGCAAGACAATTTCCTCCATCCAGGAAGACCTTCCCTTTCTTCTAAAACCTTCAGTCAAGAACTTTTACACTTTGATAACGAAGAGAGCACTCGACCGAGAAGCAAGAGCCCAATATAACATCACCATCACAGTCACTGACTTGGGGACACCCAGGCTTAAAACACAGCTCAACATAACCGTGCTGGTCTCTGACGTCAATGACAATGCCCCTGTCTTCTCCCAAACCTCTTACACACTACTTGTTCACGAGAACAACAGCCCTGCCCTGCACATAGGCAGCGTCAGTGCCACAGACAGAGACTCAGGCACCAACGCCCAGGTCACCTACTCGCTCCTGCCGCCCCAGGACCCACACCTGCCTCTCGCCTCCCTGGTCTCCATCAATGCGGACAACGGGCACCTGTTCGCCCTAAGGTCGCTGGACTACGAGGCCCTGCAGGCGTTCGAGTTCCGCGTGGCCGCCACAGACCGAGGCTCCCCTGCGCTGAGCAGCGAGGCGCTGGTGCGCGTCGTAGTGGTGGACGACAACGACAACTCGCCCTTCGTGCTGTACCCGCTGCAGAACGGCTCTGCACCCTGCACTGAGCTGGTGCCCAGGGCGGCAGAGGCCGGCTACCTGGTGACCAAGGTGGTGGCGGTGGACGGAGACTCGGGCCAGAATGCCTGGCTGTCGTTTCAGCTGCTCAAGGCCACGGAGCCCGGGCTGTTCAGCGTGTGGGCGCACAATGGCGAGGTGCGCACCGCCAGGCCGCTGAGCGAGCGCGACGCGGCCAAGCACAGGCTGGTGGTGCTGGTGAAGGACAATGGCGAGCCTCCCCTGTCTGCCACCGTCACGCTGCACGTGCTCCTGGTGGATGGCTTCTCCCAGCCCTACCTGCCGCTCCCCGAAGCGGCCCCAGACCGGGCTCAGGCCGACTCGCTCACCGTCTACTTGGTCATCGCCTTGGCCTCTGTGTCCTCGCTCTTCCTCTTCTCGGTGCTGCTGTTCTCGGCGGTGCGGCTGTGCAGGAGGAACAGGGCGGCCTTGGGGGGTCGCTGCTCGGTGCCTGAGGGCCATTTTCCTGGCCATCTGGTGGAAGTCAGCGGCACAGGGACCCTGTCCCAGAGCTACCAGTATGAGGTGTGTCTGATGGATGGCTCCGGAACAAATGAGTTCAAGTTTCTGAAACCAATTATCCCCAACCTCCCGCCCCAATGCGCTGggaaagaaatagaggaaaattcTAACTTCCACAATAGCTTTGGATTTAATTATTGA
- the LOC138393091 gene encoding protocadherin beta-12, translated as MENGKTGTLWIRQVVLLFVLPGMSQVGSEPGRFLVAEEMHSGSFVGNLAKDLGLEVGELSARGARVVSNDNKQCLQLDTNTGDLLLSEMLDREELCGSAEPCVLYFQVLMKNPMQFLQIELEVSDINDHSPVFLEKEMLLEIPENSPAGAVFLLESAKDLDVGVNAVKSYTISPNSHFHIKMRVNPDNRKYPELILDKALDYEEQPELSFILTAVDGGSPPRSGTALVRVVVMDTNDNTPEFEQTFYEVNIPENSVLGSLVVTVSAWDLDSGINGEISYTFSHASEDIRKTFEINQKSGEVSLKASLDFEAIDSYSVIIQATDGGGLFGKSTVRIQVMDVNDNAPEIAVSSITSPIPENWPETVVMVFSIRDKDSGENGKMVCFIPEGLPFLLKSSVENYYTLETESPLDRESQAEYNLTITVTDLGTPRLKTEHRITLLVADVNDNAPAFTQTSYALLVQENNSPALHIGSVSATDRDSGTNAQVTYSLLPPQDPHLPLNSLVSINADNGHLFALRSLDYEALQAFEFRVGATDRGSPALSSEALVRVVVVDDNDNSPFVLYPLQNSSAPCTELVPRAAEAGYLVTKVVAVDGDSGQNAWLSFQLLKATEPGLFSVWAHNGEVCTARPLSERDAAKHRLVVLVKDNGEPPLSATVTLHVLLVDGFSQPYLPLPEAAPDQAQADSLTVYLIIALASVSSLFLFSVLLFVAVRLCRRNRVTLGGRCSVPEGHFPGHLVDVSGTGTLSQSYQYEICLTGGSRTNEFKFLKPIIPNLPPQCPGKEIEENPTFPSSFEFNIQ; from the coding sequence ATGGAGAACGGAAAGACAGGCACTCTGTGGATAAGGCAAGTCGTGCTTCTCTTTGTTTTGCCGGGAATGTCTCAGGTGGGCTCCGAGCCTGGGCGCTTTTTGGTGGCTGAGGAAATGCACAGCGGAAGCTTTGTAGGCAATTTGGCAAAGGACCTGGGACTGGAGGTGGGTGAGCTGTCTGCGCGGGGAGCTCGGGTGGTCTCTAATGATAACAAACAGTGTTTGCAGCTGGACACAAACACCGGGGATTTGCTGTTAAGCGAAATGCTAGACAGGGAGGAGCTCTGCGGCTCCGCTGAGCCTTGTGTGCTGTATTTCCAGGTGTTAATGAAAAATCCCATGCAGTTTTTACAGATTGAACTTGAGGTCAGTGATATAAATGACCACTCTCCTGTATTCTTGGAAAAAGAAATGCTCTTAGAAATCCCAGAGAATAGTCCTGCTGGTGCTGTCTTCTTGCTAGAAAGTGCAAAGGATTTAGATGTAGGAGTCAATGCTGTAAAAAGCTACACAATAAGCCCCAATTCTCATTTCCACATTAAAATGAGAGTCAATCCAGACAATAGGAAATACCCAGAGTTAATTCTGGACAAGGCTCTGGATTATGAAGAGCAGCCCGAGCTCAGTTTCATCCTCACTGCTGTGGACGGTGGGTCCCCTCCCAGGTCTGGGACTGCCTTGGTTCGGGTGGTGGTCATGGACACTAATGACAACACCCCCGAGTTTGAGCAGACATTTTATGAGGTGAATATTCCAGAAAACAGTGTCCTTGGCTCACTAGTTGTCACCGTCTCCGCTTGGGATTTAGACTCCGGAATAAACGGGGAAATATCATATACCTTTTCTCATGCCTCAGAAGATATTCGCAAGACATTTGAAATTAATCAAAAGTCAGGAGAAGTTAGTTTAAAAGCGTCCTTGGATTTTGAAGCAATTGATTCATACTCAGTAATCATTCAAGCCACGGATGGGGGAGGACTTTTTGGAAAATCAACAGTCAGAATTCAGGTGATGGATGTGAATGACAATGCTCCTGAAATAGCCGTGTCATCAATTACCAGTCCAATTCCAGAAAATTGGCCCGAAACTGTAGTTATGGTTTTTAGTATCCGAGATAAAGACTCTGGGGAAAATGGAAAGATGGTTTGTTTTATCCCGGAAGGCCTCCCATTCCTGCTAAAATCTTCAGTAGAGAATTACTACACGTTGGAAACAGAGAGCCCACTAGACAGAGAGAGCCAAGCTGAGTACAACCTCACCATCACCGTCACTGACTTGGGGACACCCAGGCTGAAAACGGAGCACAGAATAACTTTGCTAGTAGCAGACGTCAATGACAATGCCCCTGCTTTCACCCAAACCTCCTACGCCCTGTTGGTCCAAGAGAACAACAGCCCCGCCCTGCACATCGGCAGCGTCAGTGCCACAGACAGAGACTCAGGCACCAACGCCCAGGTCACCTACTCGCTCCTGCCGCCCCAAGACCCACACCTGCCCCTCAACTCCCTGGTCTCCATCAACGCGGACAACGGGCACCTGTTCGCCCTCAGGTCGCTGGACTATGAGGCCCTGCAGGCGTTCGAGTTCCGCGTGGGCGCCACAGACCGAGGCTCCCCTGCGCTGAGCAGCGAGGCGCTGGTGCGCGTGGTGGTGGTGGACGACAACGACAACTCGCCCTTCGTGCTGTACCCGCTGCAGAACAGCTCTGCGCCCTGCACCGAGCTGGTGCCCAGGGCGGCAGAGGCCGGCTACCTGGTGACCAAGGTGGTGGCGGTGGACGGAGACTCGGGCCAGAACGCCTGGCTGTCGTTCCAGCTGCTCAAGGCCACGGAGCCCGGGCTGTTCAGCGTGTGGGCGCACAATGGCGAGGTGTGCACCGCCAGGCCGCTGAGTGAGCGCGACGCGGCCAAGCACAGGCTGGTGGTGCTGGTGAAGGACAATGGCGAGCCTCCGCTGTCTGCCACCGTCACGCTGCACGTGCTCCTGGTGGATGGCTTCTCCCAGCCCTACCTGCCGCTCCCGGAAGCGGCCCCGGACCAGGCGCAGGCCGACTCTCTCACCGTCTACTTGATCATCGCCTTGGCCTCAgtgtcctctctcttcctcttctcggTGCTGCTGTTCGTGGCGGTGCGGCTGTGCAGGAGGAACAGGGTGACCTTGGGGGGTCGTTGCTCGGTGCCTGAGGGCCACTTTCCTGGTCATCTCGTGGATGTCAGTGGCACAGGGACCCTGTCCCAGAGCTACCAGTATGAGATATGTCTGACTGGGGGCTCCAGGACAAATGAGTTCAAGTTTCTGAAACCAATTATCCCCAACCTCCCTCCCCAGTGCCCTGggaaagaaatagaggaaaatcCTACTTTTCCCAGTAGCTTTGAGTTCAATATTCAGTGA